The following coding sequences lie in one Streptomyces albofaciens JCM 4342 genomic window:
- the proP gene encoding glycine betaine/L-proline transporter ProP: MADAVEPEKTEKRGKAGDDITVVDPAMVKRAVSAAAVGNAMEWFDFGVYSYIAVTLGQVFFPSGNPTAQLLSTFGTFAAAFLVRPIGGMVFGPLGDRIGRQKILAITMIMMAAGTFAIGLIPSYASIGVWAPVLLLVARLVQGFSTGGEYGGASTFIAEYAPDKKRGFMGSWLEFGTLAGYVGGAGLVTLLTYLLRDNHDALLSWGWRIPFLIAGPMGIIGLYLRMRLEETPAFAQLEKEARTKEKERREAEKRLGLREMVFGQWRAMLLCVGLVLVFNVTDYMLLSYMPSYLTSELKYDETHGLLVVLAVMVVMMCVQPFAGRLTDRFGRRPVIATGCVGFLVLSVPALLLIRQGSLAGIALGMAVLGLLLVCFTSTMPSTLPALFPTKVRYGSLSIGFNVSVSVFGGTTPLVVTALIGATGNNMMPAFYMMAAAVIGGIAVLLMAESACKPLPGSPPAVETESEARALRKAAKSAAGAGSAAGKRRVAESPA; encoded by the coding sequence ATGGCCGACGCGGTCGAGCCGGAGAAAACGGAGAAGCGGGGGAAGGCCGGCGACGACATCACGGTCGTCGATCCGGCCATGGTCAAGCGGGCGGTCTCGGCGGCCGCGGTCGGCAACGCGATGGAGTGGTTCGACTTCGGCGTCTACAGCTACATCGCGGTCACGCTGGGACAGGTCTTCTTCCCGTCCGGCAACCCGACCGCGCAGTTGCTGTCGACGTTCGGCACCTTCGCCGCGGCGTTCCTGGTCCGCCCCATCGGCGGCATGGTCTTCGGTCCGCTCGGCGACCGCATCGGCCGGCAGAAGATCCTCGCCATCACGATGATCATGATGGCGGCGGGCACCTTCGCCATCGGCCTGATCCCCTCGTACGCCTCCATCGGCGTCTGGGCCCCCGTCCTGCTGCTGGTCGCCCGGCTGGTGCAGGGCTTCTCGACCGGCGGTGAGTACGGCGGCGCCTCGACCTTCATCGCCGAGTACGCGCCCGACAAGAAGCGCGGCTTCATGGGCAGCTGGCTGGAGTTCGGCACGCTCGCCGGTTACGTCGGCGGCGCGGGCCTGGTCACGCTGCTGACCTACCTCCTGCGCGACAACCACGACGCGCTGCTCTCCTGGGGCTGGCGCATCCCGTTCCTGATCGCGGGCCCGATGGGCATCATCGGCCTCTACCTGCGGATGCGGCTGGAGGAGACCCCGGCCTTCGCGCAGTTGGAGAAGGAGGCGCGGACCAAGGAGAAGGAGCGCCGGGAGGCCGAGAAGAGGCTCGGCCTGCGCGAGATGGTCTTCGGCCAGTGGCGCGCGATGCTGCTCTGCGTCGGCCTGGTCCTGGTCTTCAACGTCACCGACTACATGCTGCTGTCGTACATGCCGAGCTATCTGACCTCGGAGCTGAAGTACGACGAGACGCACGGGCTGCTGGTCGTGCTGGCCGTCATGGTCGTGATGATGTGCGTCCAGCCGTTCGCGGGCCGGCTCACCGACCGCTTCGGGCGCCGCCCGGTTATCGCGACCGGCTGCGTCGGCTTCCTGGTGCTGTCCGTACCGGCCCTGCTGCTGATCCGCCAGGGTTCGCTGGCCGGCATCGCGCTGGGCATGGCCGTCCTCGGCCTGCTGCTGGTGTGCTTCACGTCCACCATGCCGTCCACGCTGCCCGCGCTGTTCCCGACGAAGGTGCGCTACGGCTCGCTGTCCATCGGCTTCAACGTGTCGGTGTCGGTCTTCGGTGGTACGACTCCGCTGGTGGTGACCGCGCTGATCGGCGCCACGGGCAACAACATGATGCCCGCGTTCTACATGATGGCCGCCGCCGTGATCGGCGGGATCGCGGTCCTGCTGATGGCGGAGAGCGCGTGCAAGCCGCTGCCGGGATCGCCGCCGGCCGTCGAGACGGAGTCGGAGGCGCGCGCGCTGCGCAAGGCCGCGAAGTCCGCTGCGGGTGCCGGTTCGGCCGCGGGCAAGCGGCGGGTGGCGGAGTCGCCTGCCTGA
- a CDS encoding CU044_5270 family protein: MTDELELLRQADPVRADEGPWRDRPLTARAEHRLAALMSAEAPERTPGSAPAPGRPERAARAARPGRPRPARRTRRLLIGATAASAALLAVLTLTFSGAGTTPAVAAPTALVVQRDAPAVPLDEVARQAEAYARAQHNAPKPHRGSHLQSWYLSMQTGPDAKPPVTVPEERITRWNPDGSGSELVVATDPRHPGRPVINDADGEWRTVNDGKVLHRRTYPAGTRLDDPATGEGTLPARPPADPDELRAYLATFYSGAGTKTQPLLMALSSFLQEWTPGPRESAALARMLSRAPDLRPAGQVVDRLGRRGQAYAYHGEDTSDGSMDGTLQLVILDPETGRILGMETTFTKDVPDFKIKSGDVLSYEAWMP; the protein is encoded by the coding sequence TTGACTGACGAACTGGAGCTGCTGCGGCAGGCCGACCCCGTACGGGCCGACGAGGGCCCCTGGCGCGACCGCCCGCTGACCGCGCGCGCCGAACACCGGCTGGCCGCGCTGATGAGCGCCGAAGCGCCGGAGCGCACGCCCGGTTCCGCGCCGGCGCCCGGGCGGCCCGAGCGCGCGGCACGCGCCGCCCGCCCCGGCCGTCCCCGGCCCGCCCGCCGTACCCGCCGTCTCCTCATCGGCGCCACCGCCGCCTCGGCCGCCCTGCTCGCCGTCCTCACCCTCACCTTCTCCGGCGCCGGTACGACACCGGCGGTGGCCGCCCCCACCGCGCTCGTCGTGCAGCGCGACGCGCCCGCCGTCCCGCTGGACGAGGTGGCGCGGCAGGCGGAGGCGTACGCCCGCGCCCAGCACAACGCCCCCAAGCCGCACCGCGGGAGCCATCTCCAGAGCTGGTACCTGAGCATGCAGACAGGGCCCGACGCCAAGCCGCCGGTCACCGTCCCCGAGGAGCGGATCACCCGCTGGAACCCGGACGGCAGCGGCTCGGAACTGGTCGTCGCGACCGATCCGCGGCACCCCGGCCGCCCGGTGATCAACGACGCGGACGGCGAGTGGCGCACCGTCAACGACGGCAAGGTGCTGCACCGCAGGACGTATCCGGCGGGCACGCGCCTGGACGACCCGGCCACCGGCGAGGGCACGCTGCCCGCGCGCCCGCCCGCCGACCCCGACGAACTCCGCGCCTACCTGGCCACGTTCTACAGCGGCGCCGGTACGAAGACGCAGCCCCTCCTGATGGCCCTCTCCTCGTTCCTCCAGGAGTGGACCCCGGGCCCGCGCGAGTCGGCGGCGCTGGCGCGGATGCTGTCCCGGGCGCCGGACCTGCGGCCGGCCGGTCAGGTCGTCGACCGGCTCGGCCGGCGGGGCCAGGCCTACGCGTACCACGGGGAGGACACGTCGGACGGGTCCATGGACGGCACCCTGCAACTGGTCATCCTCGACCCGGAGACCGGCCGGATCCTGGGCATGGAGACGACGTTCACGAAGGACGTCCCCGACTTCAAGATCAAGTCGGGTGATGTGCTGTCGTACGAGGCGTGGATGCCATGA
- a CDS encoding antibiotic biosynthesis monooxygenase family protein: protein MSIVKINVLTVPAEQREVLEKRFGARAGSVESSDGFEWFELLRPLEGTDQYLVYTRWRDEQAFQAWMEGPMKAAHQGGAEGGERPRPAASGSTLWSFEVVQQAGPKEQG, encoded by the coding sequence ATGAGCATCGTGAAGATCAATGTGCTGACCGTCCCCGCCGAACAGCGGGAGGTCCTGGAGAAGCGCTTCGGCGCGCGGGCCGGGTCCGTGGAGTCGTCGGACGGCTTCGAGTGGTTCGAGCTGCTGCGCCCGCTGGAGGGCACCGACCAGTATCTGGTCTACACCCGCTGGCGGGACGAGCAGGCTTTTCAGGCGTGGATGGAGGGGCCGATGAAGGCCGCGCACCAGGGCGGCGCGGAGGGCGGCGAGCGGCCCAGGCCCGCCGCTTCCGGGTCCACGCTGTGGTCGTTCGAGGTCGTGCAGCAGGCCGGGCCGAAGGAACAGGGCTGA
- the ctaD gene encoding cytochrome c oxidase subunit I, producing the protein MKSKSPVNKSPVKWLTTTDHKTIGTLYLITSFAFFCVGGLLALVMRAELARPGHQILSNEQFNQAFTMHGTIMLLMFATPLFSGFANWIMPLQIGAPDVAFPRLNMLAYWLYLFGSLIAVGGFLTPQGAADFGWFAYAPLSDSVHSPNIGGDMWIMGLALSGFGTILGAVNFITTIICMRAPGMTMFRMPIFTWNVLLTGVLVLLAFPVLAAALFALEADRKFGAHVFDAANGGALLWQHLFWFFGHPEVYIIALPFFGIISEVIPVFSRKPMFGYIGLIAATISIAGLSVTVWAHHMYATGGVLLPFFSFMTFLIAVPTGVKFFNWIGTMWQGSLSFETPMLWAVGFLITFTFGGLTGVILASPPMDFHVTDSYFVVAHFHYVIFGTVVFAMFAGFHFWWPKFTGKMLDERLGKITFWTLFVGFHGTFLVQHWLGAEGMLRRIPDYLAADGFTTLNTVSSIFSFVLGLSMLPFLYNVWKTAKYGAKVTADDPWGWGRSLEWATSCPPPRHNFVALPRIRSESPAFDLHHPEVGAPAPDREKERGALV; encoded by the coding sequence ATGAAGTCCAAGTCCCCCGTGAACAAGTCCCCGGTGAAGTGGCTGACGACCACCGACCACAAGACGATCGGCACGCTGTACCTGATCACGTCGTTCGCGTTCTTCTGCGTCGGCGGGCTGCTGGCGCTGGTGATGCGCGCCGAGCTGGCCCGGCCCGGCCATCAGATCCTGTCGAACGAGCAGTTCAACCAGGCGTTCACGATGCACGGCACGATCATGCTGCTGATGTTCGCGACACCGCTGTTCTCCGGCTTCGCGAACTGGATCATGCCGCTGCAGATCGGCGCGCCCGATGTCGCCTTTCCCCGGCTGAACATGCTCGCGTACTGGCTGTACCTCTTCGGCTCGCTGATCGCGGTCGGCGGGTTCCTGACCCCGCAGGGCGCGGCCGACTTCGGCTGGTTCGCCTATGCCCCGCTCTCCGATTCCGTGCACTCCCCGAACATCGGCGGCGACATGTGGATCATGGGGCTGGCGCTGTCCGGCTTCGGTACGATCCTGGGCGCGGTCAATTTCATCACCACGATCATCTGCATGCGCGCCCCCGGCATGACGATGTTCCGGATGCCGATCTTCACCTGGAACGTGCTGCTGACCGGTGTGCTGGTCCTGCTGGCCTTCCCGGTCCTGGCGGCGGCCCTTTTCGCGTTGGAGGCGGACCGTAAATTCGGCGCGCACGTCTTCGACGCGGCCAATGGCGGCGCGCTGCTGTGGCAGCACCTCTTCTGGTTCTTCGGCCACCCGGAGGTGTACATCATCGCGCTGCCGTTCTTCGGCATCATCTCCGAGGTCATCCCGGTCTTCTCCCGCAAACCCATGTTCGGCTACATCGGCCTGATCGCCGCGACCATCTCCATCGCCGGACTGTCCGTGACGGTCTGGGCCCACCACATGTACGCCACGGGCGGCGTCCTGCTGCCGTTCTTCTCGTTCATGACGTTCCTCATCGCGGTGCCGACCGGGGTGAAGTTCTTCAACTGGATCGGCACGATGTGGCAGGGCTCGCTGTCCTTCGAGACGCCGATGCTCTGGGCCGTCGGCTTCCTGATCACCTTCACCTTCGGCGGGCTGACCGGCGTCATCCTGGCCTCGCCGCCGATGGACTTCCACGTCACGGATTCCTATTTCGTCGTGGCGCACTTCCACTACGTCATCTTCGGCACGGTGGTCTTCGCTATGTTCGCGGGATTCCACTTCTGGTGGCCGAAGTTCACCGGAAAAATGCTGGACGAACGCCTCGGCAAGATAACCTTCTGGACGCTGTTCGTCGGCTTCCACGGCACCTTCCTCGTCCAGCACTGGCTGGGCGCCGAAGGCATGCTGCGCCGCATTCCCGACTACCTGGCCGCCGACGGGTTCACGACCCTGAACACCGTCTCGTCCATCTTCTCCTTCGTCCTCGGCCTGTCGATGCTGCCGTTCCTCTACAACGTCTGGAAGACCGCGAAGTACGGGGCGAAGGTGACGGCCGACGACCCGTGGGGCTGGGGCCGCTCGCTGGAATGGGCCACCTCCTGCCCGCCGCCCCGCCACAACTTCGTCGCCCTGCCCCGTATCCGCTCCGAATCCCCGGCCTTCGACCTGCACCACCCCGAGGTCGGAGCCCCCGCACCGGACCGGGAGAAGGAAAGGGGTGCTCTGGTATGA
- a CDS encoding DUF2000 domain-containing protein: MSTETPTATPAGSVARFPTKIAVVVREDLATWQKLNVTAFLASGIAHADDAVMGKRYEDGSGNAYLALFREPVLCFAADPAGLARTRARALTRELPTALYTADMFTTGNDDDNRAVVRAVPADALDLVGVAVHGPRAQVDKVIKGLKLHG; the protein is encoded by the coding sequence ATGAGCACGGAGACACCCACCGCAACACCTGCCGGGAGCGTCGCACGCTTCCCCACCAAAATCGCCGTCGTGGTCCGCGAGGACCTGGCCACCTGGCAGAAGCTGAACGTCACGGCCTTCCTGGCGAGCGGCATCGCCCACGCCGACGACGCCGTCATGGGCAAGCGCTACGAGGACGGTTCGGGCAACGCCTACCTCGCCCTGTTCCGCGAGCCGGTCCTGTGCTTTGCCGCCGACCCGGCCGGCCTGGCCCGTACCCGCGCCCGCGCCCTCACCCGCGAACTGCCCACCGCCCTCTACACGGCGGACATGTTCACCACCGGCAACGACGACGACAACCGCGCGGTCGTACGCGCCGTCCCCGCCGACGCCCTCGACCTGGTGGGCGTGGCGGTCCACGGCCCCCGCGCACAGGTCGACAAGGTGATCAAGGGGCTGAAGCTGCACGGCTGA
- a CDS encoding superoxide dismutase family protein, whose protein sequence is MSIATAVLTASLAMAPATAPALGVQCTSVTVRAHFAASPTGEAVTYDQALVPEGSRVTVVEKRYGSGKDARTAVSLRLSGLVPDRTYGAHVHTKPCGPKPNDSGPHYQNVPDPVQPSTDPAYANPRNEIWLDMRTDEDGRGSSTAKVAWHVRYGEARSVVVHEHGTHTEPGHAGTAGARLACVNVPLA, encoded by the coding sequence ATGTCTATCGCTACGGCAGTGCTGACCGCATCACTGGCAATGGCGCCGGCCACCGCGCCGGCCCTGGGAGTGCAGTGCACCAGCGTGACCGTCCGCGCGCACTTCGCGGCGTCCCCGACGGGCGAGGCCGTCACGTACGACCAGGCCCTGGTGCCCGAGGGCAGCCGGGTCACGGTCGTGGAGAAGCGGTACGGCTCCGGCAAGGACGCCCGTACGGCCGTCTCCCTGCGCCTGTCCGGGCTGGTCCCCGACCGTACGTACGGCGCCCATGTCCACACCAAGCCCTGCGGCCCGAAGCCGAACGACTCCGGCCCGCACTACCAGAACGTCCCCGACCCGGTGCAGCCGTCGACCGACCCCGCCTACGCGAACCCCCGCAACGAGATCTGGCTCGACATGAGGACGGACGAGGACGGCCGCGGCTCCTCGACCGCCAAGGTCGCCTGGCACGTCCGCTACGGAGAGGCCCGTTCCGTGGTCGTCCACGAACACGGCACGCACACCGAACCGGGCCACGCGGGAACCGCGGGCGCCCGTCTGGCCTGCGTGAACGTCCCGCTGGCCTGA
- a CDS encoding aldo/keto reductase translates to MRYRRLGGPGGPIVSAVGLGCMGMSVAYGPADPAEARRALDRAAELGVTFLDTADAYGRGANEEFVGAWLRDRVERDAVVLATKFGLRHDPVTGRVDAVDTSPAYVPVACDASLRRLGVEYVDLYYAHRRDPAVPVEETVGAMAELVAAGKVRQLGLSEVSPATLRKAHAVHPISAVQLEYSLFTRDVVEGGMLATCRELGVTVVAYAPLGRGMLAGALASREELSEADNRLRWPRFSEENIARNIALVRAVRRVADEIGVPPARAALAWLLAQGEDIVPIPGTKRARYVAENAAAAELTLTAEQEARLRAAVPAEAVAGARYPQQALDRLGH, encoded by the coding sequence ATGAGGTACCGGCGGCTCGGCGGACCCGGCGGGCCGATCGTTTCGGCGGTCGGGCTCGGGTGCATGGGGATGTCCGTCGCGTACGGGCCCGCCGATCCTGCGGAGGCCCGGCGGGCGCTGGACAGGGCCGCCGAGCTGGGCGTGACGTTTCTCGACACCGCCGACGCGTACGGGCGCGGGGCGAACGAGGAGTTCGTCGGTGCCTGGCTGCGGGACCGGGTGGAGCGGGACGCCGTCGTGCTCGCGACCAAGTTCGGGCTGCGGCACGACCCCGTGACCGGGCGGGTGGACGCCGTGGACACCTCACCCGCGTACGTACCCGTCGCCTGCGACGCCTCGCTGCGCAGGCTCGGCGTCGAGTACGTCGACCTCTACTACGCCCACCGCCGCGATCCGGCCGTGCCGGTCGAGGAGACCGTCGGCGCGATGGCGGAGCTGGTGGCGGCGGGAAAGGTGCGGCAGCTGGGACTGTCGGAGGTCAGCCCCGCGACGCTGCGCAAGGCCCACGCCGTGCACCCGATCAGCGCGGTGCAGCTGGAGTACTCGCTGTTCACCCGGGACGTCGTCGAGGGCGGCATGCTCGCCACCTGCCGGGAACTGGGCGTCACGGTCGTGGCGTATGCGCCGCTCGGGCGCGGCATGCTCGCGGGCGCGCTCGCCTCCCGCGAGGAGCTGAGCGAGGCGGACAACCGGCTCCGCTGGCCGCGGTTCTCCGAGGAGAACATCGCGCGCAATATCGCGCTCGTGCGTGCCGTGCGCCGCGTCGCCGACGAGATCGGTGTGCCTCCAGCGCGCGCCGCGCTGGCCTGGCTGCTGGCACAAGGGGAGGACATCGTGCCGATTCCCGGCACCAAGCGCGCGCGTTACGTGGCGGAGAACGCGGCCGCGGCCGAACTCACCCTCACCGCCGAGCAGGAGGCCCGGCTGCGCGCGGCGGTGCCCGCCGAGGCCGTGGCGGGCGCGCGCTACCCGCAGCAGGCCCTCGACCGGCTAGGACACTGA
- a CDS encoding MDR family MFS transporter — MAQDTGAPAVPGEGQSRRTVLVAISALLLGLLIAALDQTIVATALPTIVSDLGGLDHLSWVVTAYLLASTAATPLWGKLGDQYGRKRLFQTAIVIFLIGSALCGIAQDMPQLIAFRAVQGLGGGGLIVLSMAIVGDIVPPRDRGRYQGLFGAVFGATSVLGPLLGGLFVDHLSWRWVFYINLPIGIVALAVIAAVLHIPARRTPHRIDYLGTVLIAAVAACFVLMTSLGGVSYGWGSWQIIGLGVLGLVLLAVFAAVERRAAEPVLPLRLFRLRSFTLTAVIGFVIGFAMFGSMTYLPTFLQVVKGVSPTMSGVHMLPMVIGMLLSSTGSGQLVSRTGRYKVFPIAGTAVTAVGLLLLHQLGPSSGNTVMSVFFFVFGFGLGLVMQVLVLIVQNAVAYEDLGVATSGATFFRSIGSSFGVSIFGTIFANKLGPRIADALAGQRLPPGTDPSKIAEDPRTVGQLPPDAASGVLDAYSTSITDVFLYAVPVVLIAFVLAWFLREEPLRRGVTAPDNSEVLSPNPVQRSSYEEVCRALSKLGSLEGRKAVYERITERAGLDLRPAASWMLLRINRYGSVEPALLAERSIVPFRVVADAARQIEERGLAVREGLPLVLTDKGRATAERLSAARRASLAELLGDWWTEDRPTDLTELVDELSAELCGSDAERPRGEEHRGRRPGAAPR, encoded by the coding sequence ATGGCGCAGGACACCGGTGCTCCGGCCGTCCCCGGTGAGGGCCAGTCCCGGCGGACGGTCCTGGTCGCGATCAGCGCGCTGCTGCTCGGCCTGCTGATCGCGGCACTCGACCAGACCATCGTGGCCACCGCGCTGCCCACCATCGTCAGCGACCTCGGTGGCCTGGACCACCTGTCCTGGGTGGTCACCGCGTATCTGCTGGCCTCCACCGCCGCGACCCCGCTGTGGGGCAAGCTCGGCGACCAGTACGGACGCAAGCGGCTGTTCCAGACCGCCATCGTGATCTTCCTGATCGGCTCCGCGCTGTGCGGTATCGCGCAGGACATGCCGCAGCTGATCGCCTTCCGCGCCGTCCAGGGCCTGGGCGGCGGCGGCCTGATCGTGCTGTCGATGGCGATCGTCGGCGACATCGTGCCGCCCCGCGACCGCGGCCGCTACCAGGGCCTGTTCGGCGCGGTCTTCGGCGCCACCAGCGTCCTCGGACCGCTGCTCGGCGGCCTGTTCGTGGACCATCTCAGCTGGCGCTGGGTCTTCTACATCAACCTGCCCATCGGGATCGTCGCGCTCGCCGTGATCGCCGCGGTGCTGCACATCCCGGCCCGCCGCACCCCGCACCGCATCGACTACCTGGGCACCGTCCTGATCGCCGCGGTCGCCGCGTGCTTCGTCCTGATGACCTCGCTCGGCGGTGTCAGCTACGGCTGGGGCTCCTGGCAGATCATCGGCCTCGGGGTGCTCGGGCTCGTCCTGCTGGCGGTGTTCGCCGCCGTCGAGCGCCGGGCCGCCGAACCGGTCCTGCCGCTGCGCCTGTTCCGCCTGCGCTCCTTCACCCTCACCGCCGTGATCGGCTTCGTCATCGGCTTCGCGATGTTCGGCTCGATGACGTACCTGCCGACCTTCCTCCAGGTCGTCAAGGGCGTCTCGCCGACCATGTCCGGTGTGCACATGCTGCCGATGGTCATCGGCATGCTGCTGTCCTCGACCGGCTCCGGGCAGCTGGTCAGCCGTACCGGGCGCTACAAGGTCTTCCCGATCGCCGGCACCGCCGTCACGGCCGTCGGCCTGCTGCTCCTGCACCAGCTGGGCCCGTCGAGCGGCAACACCGTGATGAGCGTGTTCTTCTTCGTCTTCGGTTTCGGGCTCGGCCTGGTCATGCAGGTCCTGGTCCTCATCGTGCAGAACGCCGTCGCCTACGAGGACCTCGGCGTCGCCACCTCCGGCGCCACCTTCTTCCGCTCGATCGGCTCCTCCTTCGGCGTCTCGATCTTCGGCACGATCTTCGCCAACAAACTGGGGCCGCGGATCGCCGACGCCCTCGCCGGTCAGCGGCTGCCGCCCGGCACCGACCCGTCGAAGATCGCGGAGGACCCGCGTACCGTGGGGCAGCTGCCACCCGACGCCGCGTCCGGGGTGCTCGACGCGTACTCGACGTCCATCACCGACGTCTTCCTGTACGCGGTCCCGGTCGTGCTGATCGCCTTCGTGCTGGCCTGGTTCCTGCGCGAGGAACCGCTGCGCCGCGGCGTCACCGCCCCCGACAACTCCGAGGTGCTGTCCCCCAACCCCGTACAGCGCTCCTCCTACGAGGAGGTCTGCCGCGCGCTGTCCAAACTCGGCAGCCTGGAGGGCCGCAAGGCGGTCTACGAGCGGATCACCGAGCGGGCCGGACTGGATCTGCGGCCGGCGGCGAGCTGGATGCTGCTGCGCATCAACCGGTACGGCTCGGTGGAGCCCGCGCTGCTCGCCGAGCGGAGCATCGTGCCGTTCCGGGTGGTCGCCGACGCGGCCCGGCAGATCGAGGAACGCGGCCTGGCCGTACGGGAAGGACTGCCGTTGGTCCTCACCGACAAGGGCCGCGCGACCGCGGAACGGCTGTCCGCGGCCCGCCGCGCGTCGCTGGCCGAACTGCTCGGCGACTGGTGGACCGAGGACCGGCCGACCGACCTCACGGAGCTGGTCGACGAGCTGTCGGCGGAACTGTGCGGCTCGGACGCGGAGCGACCGCGCGGTGAGGAACACCGGGGGCGGCGGCCGGGGGCCGCGCCGCGCTGA
- a CDS encoding GNAT family N-acetyltransferase: MTDTATGRPTETWRLSAEPDDSPAATALFREYYTEVAARYHVVHGFPPITPEEIDEGVAEYPVGRLVPPHGELLIVRQDGAAVGCGGLLLLDGGRTAELKRVFVRGPWRGRGAAGVLMRGLERRAAELGAARIRLDTRSDLVEAVAMYRAYGYGEIPAYKEDRYSDLFFEKAVLQGRR; the protein is encoded by the coding sequence ATGACCGACACCGCGACCGGACGCCCGACCGAGACCTGGCGCCTCTCGGCCGAGCCCGACGACTCCCCCGCCGCCACGGCCCTGTTCCGCGAGTACTACACCGAGGTCGCGGCGCGCTACCACGTCGTGCACGGATTCCCGCCGATCACCCCGGAGGAGATCGACGAGGGCGTGGCGGAGTATCCGGTGGGCCGGCTCGTGCCGCCGCACGGCGAATTGCTCATCGTCCGGCAGGACGGTGCGGCCGTCGGGTGCGGCGGGCTGCTGCTCCTCGACGGCGGGCGTACGGCGGAGCTGAAGCGGGTGTTCGTCCGCGGGCCGTGGCGCGGGCGGGGAGCCGCGGGCGTCCTGATGCGCGGCCTCGAACGGCGCGCGGCGGAACTGGGGGCCGCGCGGATCCGGTTGGACACCCGGAGCGACCTGGTGGAGGCCGTCGCGATGTACCGGGCGTACGGGTACGGGGAAATACCCGCGTACAAGGAGGACCGGTATTCGGACCTCTTCTTCGAGAAGGCGGTTCTTCAGGGGCGTCGGTGA
- a CDS encoding nitroreductase family deazaflavin-dependent oxidoreductase, translated as MSNSEAGQGPSRTPPAARAVGRPERPTGWKRLAFRAPIHLYRLGLGGIFGKRLLLLEHLGRTSGKTRRVVLEVVSYDRQARTWTLASGFGPDAQWYRNLRAQPRATIQVGRRRCAVIAHFLSAEEGGRIMARYAPKHPKAAKSLTAYMGFEVDGTVEGYRQAGEHIPFVRLVEQ; from the coding sequence ATGTCGAACTCAGAAGCGGGGCAGGGACCGTCGCGGACGCCGCCGGCGGCGCGGGCGGTGGGACGTCCGGAGCGGCCGACCGGCTGGAAGCGGCTCGCCTTCCGTGCGCCGATCCACCTCTACCGGCTCGGCCTCGGCGGGATATTCGGCAAACGGCTGCTGCTTCTGGAGCACCTCGGCCGCACGTCGGGCAAGACCCGGCGGGTCGTCCTGGAAGTCGTGTCGTACGACCGGCAGGCCCGCACCTGGACGCTGGCCTCCGGCTTCGGCCCGGACGCGCAGTGGTACCGCAACCTGCGGGCACAGCCCCGCGCCACCATCCAGGTCGGCCGCCGCCGGTGCGCCGTCATCGCGCACTTCCTGTCCGCCGAGGAGGGCGGCCGGATCATGGCGCGCTATGCGCCGAAGCACCCCAAGGCGGCCAAGTCGCTGACGGCGTACATGGGATTCGAGGTCGACGGCACGGTGGAGGGCTATCGGCAGGCGGGGGAGCACATACCGTTCGTGCGGCTCGTGGAGCAGTGA
- a CDS encoding RNA polymerase sigma factor — protein sequence MSKDAAPDDASGGVTGEESAQGGGRDLDEAFADAYRAHYWAVSRFVARRLDDDRADDVEEVVAEVFSIAWRRRAELPESPLPWLYGVARNCLSNTVRGFGRYRRLLHRLGNHEAAHRRQTVDSPDAERPGSWVHEALERLSPADQEVLRLTAWEELTLQELAVTLGCSQSAAAMRLHRARNRLRTQIDRLRRKAGPAPAPPPPRTRRTTARPPMPAPAVPTRAGGRSLD from the coding sequence ATGAGCAAGGACGCAGCCCCCGACGACGCTTCCGGCGGGGTCACCGGCGAGGAGAGCGCCCAGGGCGGCGGCAGGGACCTCGACGAGGCCTTCGCCGACGCCTACCGCGCGCACTACTGGGCCGTCAGCCGCTTCGTCGCCCGGCGGCTGGACGACGACCGGGCGGACGACGTGGAGGAGGTGGTGGCGGAGGTCTTCTCCATAGCCTGGCGGCGCCGGGCCGAGCTGCCGGAGTCGCCGCTGCCCTGGCTGTACGGAGTGGCCCGCAACTGCCTGTCGAACACGGTGCGCGGCTTCGGCCGCTACCGGCGCCTGCTGCACCGCCTCGGCAACCACGAGGCCGCGCACCGCCGCCAGACCGTGGACAGCCCCGACGCGGAGCGGCCGGGCTCCTGGGTGCACGAGGCCCTGGAGCGCCTCTCCCCCGCCGACCAGGAAGTCCTGCGCCTCACGGCCTGGGAGGAGCTGACCCTCCAGGAACTGGCCGTCACCCTGGGCTGTAGCCAGAGCGCCGCGGCGATGCGGCTGCACCGGGCCCGCAACCGGCTCCGTACACAGATCGACCGCCTGCGCCGGAAGGCGGGCCCGGCCCCCGCCCCGCCTCCCCCGCGCACCCGCCGTACGACCGCACGACCCCCCATGCCCGCGCCCGCGGTGCCGACCCGAGCAGGAGGCCGCAGCCTTGACTGA